The region CTTTTTATGGGCCgtttgttgtgtttttctcttttctatttttttacggGTTTTATTAGCTTAAACCCATTCGACGGGGTAGAGGAGGGACGTCatgtttattattcttttctgttatttttgttgatttaaaaattaatgtttgtttcttatataaaaagagagagggagagggagagggagttTATACACTAGGATTGATTTTACAAacagtgttaaaaaataataaattgcacGACACTTTACCATTAGCTGaagcttgaaattaaaatatgtaaTTTATTATAGTTTTCCATTGCACGAGTAAAAATCATTTGGTAATTCATTTtaaaagcaatatatatatatatataaaaatgaggCATATTAAATGagataaatagataaattataCGATTactaaataaaatcttaaacatATTTATCCACCGTGATTTTAGTTTATGTCCATATCAAACTTTGGACTGCCTTTAATCTCAACAACAAGGctctatgtatatatattgtaCTCCTAgctaattttgatataatttataattgctTTGATTGGATGAAAGGAgggtatgaaaattaaaataataataacaacctTGAGTTATTTAAGAATAATAGTATATTCATACCGGTTTTTGCATATTaatcaagattaaattttatttctgaattattttaagaattCACTCttaaattgacatgatgtattggaaagaatttaataaaaaatttaaaatattgatgtcaCTATTTCAATTACacggataaaaaaatgaattactcAATCTTTGTTCccttaatataaataaaatagacatATAAAATGCcactaaacaaataaaaaatgacaagatacatgaaatataaatatatcatgaattcttttattcaaatgtacaacatttttttatttttaactttttttaatatatttatttttataaaatatcaatgtaTTCTTTACAAAATTACTGATTTTACCATCAaagagttattataattataaaaataaatcttttgaaGGCACCAATTACTAATTATATGTTACTATTATAGTTGCTGATTACTTGGTTTACCAGGTATTATCTATTGCtgattattaactttttaaattttctatattaaattatttagatatcttaactatacaaaataaatcaaataggTGAAACTAAAAGATTAGCTACCCATATAAGATATCAACCTAATTACGAAGCATGTTAAATTTTGATACTCATCGCCCAGCTGTGATGTAAACTGTGACAAAAGTCCTGCTTggcatttttgttgttttgtttgacgttaaaattatttaattagagaaagaaagaaagtgttAATGATCAGGACCCATGATTGACACCAAGCCTGGTACAACAGGTCATACATCACGTGCTATTGTGCTGGATGagattcaaattttttgttttcctttctggCTCCCTGGCCCACCGCTCGTGTTTGTATTCCTGTGATCATCTTTGTTATTGTTACgggtggttattttttaatatattttttatttaaatatatattaaaatagtatttttttatttataaaattttatttttaatattattacatcaaaacgatttaaaaatattatattaaaataaaaaatattttttattaaatattttaaaaatacaataataaacaaactacatggattaaaaaatccaaaaactttaTTTAGAACTTTcgaattttgattttctatctTGGAATTTTATCAGATGTCATTTTTGCAGGCGTGAATTTCAATCTCCCTTGGCCTTGTTCCGTGCTCATCAATATTTTGTGTTCTCTTATGTGCTGCAACTCGCGAATAATCACTTTTTGAGTGGaggttttttatatacatatatattgtaattaaattCGATAATActgttaaatttgaattttacaaaaataaataaattcgtatgttttgaatatatttttattattgaattcatttaattttattttatatattacatTCAACACCTTCATCCTATGCAAATTATTCTTCCCTAGCATCACGACAAGTagctcaaaatcaaaatcaaattctaatacCTTTTTTCAAGCTCCTACTTTCTCGCGACTACGCCAGCCACGAATTCAAGGATAACCAATATGATCTACAATGGGACAAGAAGAAAGGATAGGAGTAGAATGTTTTGATGATGGTGTGGTCGAGGTTCTAATAGTGATGCATGTTTGCTGCCAACAAAAGAGATAAAAGTGATAAAAACaggtaattaaatattttaaaaagttatttttaacattaatttattatttttaatgtagcAAGTCAAAGCTGCTGttcttaactttatttttagattacttttaaacattgaattttattttaaattaaaattttaatattcaaaatcatCTTTAACACTGCACTACAAAACcttatatgatattttcatatcatataacttctcgattaattttttttaaatcattgaatcattgaaactttatttgtttttatattttaaaaacgcttttgaaaatttaaatttttttattttttttgcttcaaattaatatttttttagtatttttagatcattttgatgtgctgatatcaaaaatattttttaaaaaatcaaaaaaatattattttaatatattttaaaataaaaaatactttaaaaaataattataatcatattttcaaatacaCTTTTAATCCATCAAGAAGCTTTCCCCTCCGTCCACTTAATTCTAAAATAGTAATAATGACAACTTTAATCATGTTTTCATGTTCCAAATGAAtactttccttctttttattattcttcgtaggttttttttacaaaacatgCATTGACCCAGTCACAATCGTGTAATAAGAACAagaactcgagttttttttctactaaatcTCTTTGCTTCTCATTCCTCGAGAatcataaagatttttttaaaatttgaattttttcattCGGTGATTCTAAACaggaaattgaattcaatttaattaagagaGATTTAAATATGCTATAAGTAATTTATGAGAATGAACAAGAGGGTAAATGATATTTGAGAATATGGTactggttgtttttcaaagtgttttttataaagttatcaatacattaaaataatttcaaaacatcaaaaatatattaatttaaaataaaaaaaaataaaattttttaaaaatactttccaaCAGCAGCGCAGAAGTTTTGCCTGTGGATTAACCATTGGATTTTAACAAAACAGCAAAAACATACTATAGATCTAAAttcaataattcaatattaaggCAACCAGAGAATTatgaaataattcaataatttaattgttttgataataaATTCATGTCGGAGCTCAATACACATATAAGTCTATGTGTTGGGAATTCGAGAGCTAAGAGCAGCAATAAAAACACACGTTGACAACATCCAccccttgataaaaaaaaataaaacaaggctAGTACATATAagtctatttatttttgataaattttattatgctcaagatgtaattaattacttctcattaattatttttcaagtcaatttaaaaaaacacatgtaaaaaaataaattataaatgaaaatatatattttttattttttttgtgaattattaattttattttttttcctcttttatttaactggtttttaaaagtaaataaaatactaCTAGTTGGTAGTTACTAGCATTAtaaaatttttcctttttttttttatcttatttaatattgaaaaaggagaagaaagagaTCAAATTCATGTCACTCGGCATATTAAACATACCATGACGCACTAGGGCTTGTAGCCCAGCGGTAAAGGCAAGGTTTCCTTGCCTCTGTCATCTAGATTCGAGTCCTAACGTGCACGTCTATAATCCCCGCGATGTTTTATATGTCTACTGGATTTGCAGGGTATTCAGTGGATCCAGGGATTAGTTATGGTGCGCGGAAGTTAACCCGGACACCCggattaccaaaaaaaaaaaacgacagTATATGATAggaaattatgataaaatttaataaatctacggcaaattttattttttcttcgcTTTAATAAAACGTTAAATGGATATCTATCGAGAAAGAAGCGTAAAATGGAATGGagaagagataaaaaagaaaagaacattgtCACTCAATAAAACCGACAAGGGAGGAGAACATTAGAAAATGAAAACCCTTCCCTTCCTTTCTTTCCCACCTCGATTTCGTCAATAACTGGAACTCTCTCTCCTTCAAATCCGAACCCCCCATGTCACTCTCTGACTCCATGGCATCTCTCTGGCGTGCCGCGACGGCCCTAACGCAAACGCAATCAACCCAAACGGACGGGGTCGAGTTCTGGTCGAACCCAGAACGAACAGGGTGGTTAATGAAACAAGGGGAGCACATCAAGACATGGAGACGCCGGTGGTTCATTTTAAAACAAGGGAAGCTCTTCTGGTTCAAAGATTCCACCGTGACTCGTGTGTGTAAGCCACGTGGCGTCATCCCAGTTGCCTCTTGCTTGACAGTTAAAGGAGCCGAGGACGTGCTTCATAAACAGTACGCATTCGAGTTGTCTACGAGGAACGATACCATGTATTTCATTGCAGATTCTGAGAAGGAAAAGGAGGATTGGATTAATTCAATCGGACGGTCTATAGTTCAGCACTCGAGATCGGTTACTGATTCGGAGATCGTTGATTATGATAGTAAAAGATGATTGTGATCATGATTATAGGTGCTTACGTGTTATCATTTGCTGTGATTTTGTGTGCATTGATGCTTTGATCAAGGGGTGATTAATAAGATCTTTGATAAATGTGCTGGTTACTGTTGGTTGATTGTGCCATTTATGGATGTCATCGGATATGgtttattattgtattattggttgtttttttatggtgttttttatatggaattatattaaaataatattttttagtttttaaaatttattttttatattaatataattgaaaaccttttaaaaacacgattatactgtaaaaataaacactattGTGATACTACGTGCTAGTTGGATGGTTTAGGCAGAAGTTTAGCTGTCAGATACTGTATTAATTGTGATCACTGTCTATTTTTAGGGTGATTATGGTATAGAAATATGCTAAGAGTATTGCTGGGTGTGCCAGGTTAGATTGATATTATTCAGGTAGTGGTACGTTTCTATCTTCATCTCAGTTAAACTTATATTTTATGGTTCTTTTTTACTGTATTCTGAGATTTTTACAAGCAATGGTTGCAAGTGATGGATATTCTGAAGGTGGTGAGAGATATATTGAAGCAACAAAGAGACACCATTACTTCTTTAAAGATGCTGAGCTTCTTTGAAATTCTCTGCAGATGCTGCAAACTGGAGAAATTATCTTCGCCTGCAGAAAACACTGAAATGGCAACCATTtctatcttataaaaaataacgtCGCCCTGGTTGAAGGTATGCTTTAGTCAAGAGGCTCAGGTGCAGAAGCATCCATGAAAACTAACTGATACGCCAATGCTCTAGAAGAGGCTCACTAGATTAGAAGCTTATTGTAATGTTGGAACGTCTTTCTAGTGTTACAATACAGAAAGATTGACAGGCTTTCCTTGTTCTCCTGTCGTGCTAAAAAATCCCTTTGAATAGAGCCTGCTAGTTACCCAAAATACTGCATTTCCTTGGAGCTTCAGTTGAGGCCTTTTCAAGTTTGCAATTAAAGTATCACTGCCCCCTGATACTTCATTATTACTAATATTACGGAAGAAAGGATTATTTCTTGCAAATTCTTGTTCAACAATGTACAATAAGGAAGCATATAACTAATGTCATGCACAGGGAACAGTTGCGGGCATTGTAAGATTGAAAAGCAGAACACTAGTTTTCTTGTATGCATGCTTGCAGTACTTGAAGAAAATGTCACCACTTGCATTATGATGGACAGGGAAGAGAAATTTAGATTTTAGGGTGCATGGCAAGGATATATTGATTATATTGCAAAAGTTTGACACACAATTGGCTAGCATTCTTTCCTTactctcttcctctcctcaAGCAACTCTAGCTTGCTTGCAAAGCAGGTTGCTACATACAAAAAAGGTCAGCTGGTATTGGACATCTATATCTGTTCCTGTTGCTAAACCTCAAGACTTGTTAACAAAAGTTGACTCAGCCAAGTCGATGGCACGAGCAAGCCCAGCAACTTTGTTCTGGCACTCACGGTGCTCGTCTTCGGGTACACTCTCTGCAACTATACCAGCACCAGCTCGAAGGTAAACAATGCATTCACGGCGTAGCTGAGCATCCTTATACTTGTTTGATACAATCCGCACCaaaatacttgaattttttttaacctatgtCAATTcaccaattttttaaatttattgctAATTGTCCGATTTGATTGATATAATCCGCACCAAAATACTTCAATTTTCTGGACAACAAGGATCTAGCTAGTCACACAGCAATGAAGGAAGCCGTCTCAAAGTGAAATGGAATCTTGAGTCTCTACCCCACCACCCAGAGCCatgtttatttttcagaattcacttttcagaaaccactttccaaactttcttgtgtttgtttgttattagaaaagttggtcaacaaaaaaattttccggtcaacgaaaaacactttccagtcaacagaaacattttccagtcaacagaaaacactttcctgtcaaagaaaaatttggtttggtttccagaaaagtgtttttctttttggctgtgtttgttttccggaaagtggtttctggaaaactactttccaaattttcatgtgtttgtttgccattagaaaagttggttaacggaaaacactttccagtcaaaggaaaatttagcttaattttcagaaaagtgttttcctgaaaaatttagacGGAAAACACTattcggaagttgtgaaaaatttagaaatattattatttgctgattatatcaaatttaatcctcaaacttttgattgctatatataattttttttgaatatttatttttcaattctgtctcttaaaatttaattttatattaattttgattcttatttttataattgctatttgcttttttcttattattttttttattaaaattttttatctatcaaatttggtccttattcttttgattgttacttattttatttgaaataatttataaaatattaattattattattttaatttcttcacctttttttttaattttttagatttgatctctattattttgattattatttattttatttgagataatttatgaaattatatattttttcaatttcattctcattcaactttttaatttttaaaatttatttcttattattttaataaacttgagaaaaataaaatattaataagttatttttcagtttattttctataacataactaaatactagaaagtattttctaacttatttttcattacactactaaatattaaaaaatatttttttaaaatttactttttttaaaaaaattaccattcagcaaacaaacaggaAATCTAAACGTTTTCCCCAGTTCTTACAAGCTGAAATGACATGACATTCTGTAAGGGTACATATCAACTTAACTGCACGCGATGCCTTTGAAGGTAATCCAGGATAGTGATCTGTTCTCGCTGATTTCAGTCACACCCAGGATGTGGTCATGTACTAACTTAGACCATGGCATTACTTAAAAATAGAAACACCCGCAAAAAGATTCATCGACTTTATTGAAATTACACGAACAGAATTAAGGGAGAAAATAGCCATGCATATGAATTTCTTGATGCCAATACACAGCACAATTTCACCAATTTGATGGGCTAAAATGTGTATCGCATTTCCTTGTACAAGTTACACTAACAAGGCTGTCTGACATTCTAAGAAAAACTTTAGGCTGAAGTATATGGAAACTG is a window of Populus nigra chromosome 10, ddPopNigr1.1, whole genome shotgun sequence DNA encoding:
- the LOC133704239 gene encoding pleckstrin homology domain-containing protein 1-like; the encoded protein is MSLSDSMASLWRAATALTQTQSTQTDGVEFWSNPERTGWLMKQGEHIKTWRRRWFILKQGKLFWFKDSTVTRVCKPRGVIPVASCLTVKGAEDVLHKQYAFELSTRNDTMYFIADSEKEKEDWINSIGRSIVQHSRSVTDSEIVDYDSKR